The Candidatus Micrarchaeia archaeon genome has a window encoding:
- a CDS encoding translation initiation factor eIF-1A, with amino-acid sequence MQRRRPYRPPHRKHTSAGGELPVIRLRLPRDREVLGLVIGLVGGSRMMVSCKDGKERNCRIPGRLKNQIWVREGDIVIAEPWEIEGDKRGDIVWRYTPLQAKALREKGYIRS; translated from the coding sequence ATGCAAAGACGAAGACCTTACAGGCCCCCGCACAGGAAGCATACTTCTGCAGGAGGCGAACTGCCGGTAATCCGGCTCAGGCTCCCGCGGGACAGGGAAGTGCTCGGCCTCGTAATCGGCCTTGTCGGAGGAAGCAGGATGATGGTTTCCTGCAAGGACGGGAAAGAGAGGAACTGCAGGATTCCAGGGCGGCTCAAGAACCAGATATGGGTGCGCGAAGGGGACATCGTAATTGCTGAGCCTTGGGAAATAGAGGGAGACAAGCGTGGGGACATCGTTTGGCGATACACTCCGCTCCAGGCAAAGGCGCTCAGGGAAAAGGGCTACATAAGAAGCTGA
- a CDS encoding translation initiation factor IF-2 subunit beta, whose amino-acid sequence MKKYEDLLSDAYAQVPEKLSSGERFEIPKLESFSEGNKTIVRNFGPAVDALRRKREEVMKFLSKELAVPASIDADRLILQRKFFGDLINKKFEDYANSYVICKQCKKPDTHIQELGHGMRNVVCEACGAVNPAK is encoded by the coding sequence ATGAAGAAATACGAGGATTTGCTTTCGGACGCATATGCCCAGGTTCCGGAAAAGCTTTCGAGCGGCGAGCGTTTCGAGATTCCGAAGCTCGAATCATTTTCCGAGGGCAACAAGACGATAGTGCGGAATTTCGGCCCTGCGGTGGACGCGCTCAGGAGAAAGAGGGAGGAAGTGATGAAATTCCTCTCCAAGGAGCTTGCGGTCCCGGCCAGCATAGACGCCGACCGCCTCATACTCCAGAGAAAATTCTTCGGCGACCTGATTAACAAGAAATTCGAGGATTACGCCAATTCCTACGTGATATGCAAGCAGTGCAAAAAACCCGACACGCACATACAGGAGCTCGGCCACGGCATGAGGAACGTGGTCTGCGAGGCCTGCGGCGCGGTCAATCCAGCGAAGTGA
- the ahcY gene encoding adenosylhomocysteinase, translating to MDSGNDFEVKDLKLAGQGRMNIELAERRMGIMQALKSRFAKEKPFKNLTIGLALHVTKETAVLVRALAAGGAKIAITGCNPLSTQDDVAAALAEEKVAVYAYKGETHEDYYRYLEKVLSHKPQLTIDDGADLVSLIHTKHPELIASIIGGSEETTTGVIRLRAMEKDKALKYPIIAVNDNKTKHLLDNYYGTGQSTLDGIVRATNVLLAGKKVVVSGYGPCGKGVSMRAKGMGANVVITEVDAFRALQAVLDGFEVMPMREAAKLGDLFITVTGDKNVITAEHVKLMKDNAVLANSGHFDVEIDLQGLEKLGKKRRVRWQLDEYSIGAKKIYLCAEGRLVNLGAAEGHPSEVMATSFAGQALAMEHLVKNKGKLRPGVSMLPESIDGAIAKMQLDAMGVEIDALTEEQKKYLSSWREGT from the coding sequence ATGGACAGCGGAAATGATTTTGAAGTGAAGGACTTGAAGCTCGCCGGGCAGGGAAGGATGAACATAGAGCTTGCCGAAAGGAGAATGGGCATAATGCAGGCACTCAAGAGCCGGTTCGCGAAGGAGAAGCCGTTCAAGAACCTCACCATCGGGCTCGCGCTCCACGTCACGAAGGAGACCGCGGTGCTCGTGCGCGCGCTAGCCGCCGGAGGCGCGAAAATAGCCATCACAGGATGCAACCCGCTTTCCACCCAGGACGACGTGGCCGCTGCGCTCGCAGAGGAGAAGGTGGCGGTTTACGCTTACAAGGGCGAAACCCACGAAGACTATTACCGCTATTTGGAAAAGGTGCTTTCGCACAAGCCCCAGCTCACAATAGATGACGGCGCGGACCTAGTGAGCCTCATACACACCAAGCATCCCGAGCTCATTGCATCCATAATCGGAGGGAGCGAGGAAACCACGACCGGAGTGATACGTTTGCGCGCTATGGAAAAAGACAAGGCGCTCAAATACCCGATAATCGCAGTAAATGACAACAAGACCAAGCACCTGCTCGACAACTATTACGGGACCGGGCAGTCCACCCTGGACGGAATCGTCAGGGCCACGAACGTCCTGCTCGCAGGGAAGAAAGTGGTCGTTTCGGGCTACGGCCCGTGCGGAAAAGGCGTTTCCATGCGCGCGAAGGGCATGGGCGCGAACGTGGTAATAACCGAAGTTGACGCGTTCAGGGCGCTCCAGGCAGTGCTCGACGGATTCGAAGTGATGCCCATGCGCGAAGCCGCGAAGCTCGGGGACCTTTTCATAACAGTCACAGGGGACAAGAACGTCATAACCGCTGAGCACGTGAAGCTCATGAAGGACAACGCAGTTTTGGCGAACAGCGGGCACTTCGACGTGGAAATTGATTTGCAGGGGCTTGAAAAGCTCGGAAAGAAGAGGCGGGTGCGCTGGCAGCTTGACGAATATTCAATTGGCGCGAAGAAAATCTACTTGTGCGCAGAAGGAAGACTGGTGAATTTGGGCGCAGCCGAGGGGCACCCGAGCGAAGTGATGGCGACTTCCTTCGCAGGCCAGGCTCTCGCGATGGAGCACCTCGTGAAGAACAAGGGAAAACTCAGGCCCGGAGTTTCCATGCTCCCGGAATCCATAGATGGCGCGATAGCTAAAATGCAGCTGGATGCGATGGGCGTGGAAATCGATGCGCTCACCGAAGAGCAGAAAAAATATCTTTCAAGCTGGAGAGAGGGAACTTAG